The Sinomicrobium kalidii region GTTGTAAACGGAGTATTGCAACGGGAAGTGAGGATGGCTTAAAACAGCAATCCCTTTGTGAACCTTTGCGTTTTCTTTGCGCAGCTTTGCGGAACAATACATAACGGATACATGGCTCCGTACATTCACACGAAGCGGAAATGTCCGGGATACCAATAAACAATTTACTATTTTTGCCCAAAACAAATACGAAATTTTATGAACGCATACATATTTCCCGGTCAGGGAGCACAGTTTTCAGGAATGGGGGCCGATTTGTATGAACAGTCGGAAACCGCAAAGGAACTTTTTGAAAAAGCCAATGAAATACTGGGCTTTTCCATTACCGATATCATGTTTAACGGTTCGGCTGAAGACCTGAAGCAAACCAAGGTCACCCAGCCCGCCGTGTTTTTACATTCGGTAATCCTCAGCAAGACCCTGGGCGATGCTTTTAAGCCGGATATGGTGGCCGGGCATTCGCTCGGAGAACTGTCGGCCCTGGTGGCTAACGGTACCCTGAACTTCGAGGACGGTTTAACCCTCGTATCCAAACGTGCCCTGGCCATGCAAAAGGCCTGTGAGATGCAACCCAGTACTATGGCGGCGGTACTCGGACTGGAAGACGCCGTGGTCGAGAAGGTATGTAACGAAACCGAAGGTGTGGTTGTGGCTGCCAATTATAACTGTCCCGGGCAACTGGTCATATCCGGAGAAGTAGAAGCCGTTAACAGGGCCTGCGAGGCTTTGAAGGAAGCCGGGGCGCGGAGAGCGCTGGTATTGCCCGTTGGAGGCGCGTTTCACTCCCCTTTAATGGAGCCTGCAAGAGAAGAACTGGCCGAAGCCATAGCGCAAACCGGATTTCACAAGCCTGCATGTCCCATTTACCAGAATGTGACCACCGTGGCAGTAACGGAAGCCGGGGAAATTAAAAAGAACCTGATGGCGCAGCTTACCGCTCCCGTAAAATGGACACAGAGCATACAGCAAATGATCGCAGACGGCGCCACCCTGTTTACCGAAGTAGGTCCCGGAAAAGTACTCCAGGGACTGGTAAAAAAGATTGACAGGAGCGCAGAAGTTACATCTGCGTAAATTGTAGCAATACAGGGAGGGGCATCAGATATGGTACAGGAGATATCCCAGCAGGGCCCCTCCCAATACCAGCCACATGGCGTTTACCTTCTTTACGCCAAGGGTTATTGCAATACTGATAAGGGCAATACTCCACGTTTTCCAATCCATAAGGATCTCCTGGCCGAGACGGAAGGTGACGGCCATCATAATGCCAACGGCCCCTATGTTCACCGCATCGAGGAACCCGCGTGCCAAACGGGACTGCCTTAATTTCGGGATAATGGGGTTGAGGAGGAGCACAAAGAAAAAAGAAGGCAGGAATATCCCGGCTGTGGCTGCGATCGCCCCCCAAAAACCATTGACCTGGTAACCGATAAAAGTTGCGGTAGACAATACCGGCCCCGGCGTAAACTGCCCTATGGCAATGGCATCCAGAAGCTCCTGTTTGGTAAGCCATTCCAGTTTTTCCACCAGTTCGCCGTCCAGGTAAGCCACTAATACATAGCCGCTGCCAAAGAGTACCGCACCTATTTTAAGGAATACGAAGAAGAGCTTGGAGTTGGAGATCGTTTTGGCGGCTACCGATCCCGCATTTAAGAGCAGAAGGGGGAGGAAAGAAGACAGCTTGCCGTCTTTTTCCCTTTGCAACCACCCGAACCATAACATTCCGGAAAGTCCGGCGCCGAGTATGGCTGTGACTTCGTTGACACCGAGAAAGGAAACTGCGATTGTAAGGAGGCCGATAATTCCTAATTGCAGGTTTTTCAGGGCTTTTTTTCCCAGTTTGTACACCGCGCCGAGTATGATGGCAAGAACGGCAGGTTTAATGCCGTACAGAAAAGGTTCAACCGCCGGAATTTTACCGTATTCAACATAAAACCAGGCGAGAACTGCCGTAAATACTACTGCAGGGAAGATAAAACAGCCTCCGGCCACAAAAAGCCCTTTCCACCCGGCGCGTTCGTAACCGCAGTGCATGGTCATTTCGGTAGAATTGGGCCCGGGGATAAGATTGGTAGCCCCTACGAGGTCCAGGAAATGCTGCCGGGACATCCATTGGCGTTTGCTCACCACTTCCTCCTCCATCATGGCAATATGGGCCGCAGGGCCGCCAAAAGCTATCAGGCCCAGTTTAAAAAAGAGTCGGGCAACTTCGCCAAGGCTTCCCTTTTTATCCATTTTTGAGGAGGATTTTGTCTAAAGACCACTTTCCGCCGCCTTTTATAAGCAGGAAAAGGCTTCCGAGGAGCATGGCCCAGTCTGTTCTTCCGGCATGCATCATGGACCAGAACCCGTCGTTGGCTAATATGTCAAATTTTGTGGTTATTATGGCAGTTGCCATGATTGTGATCAAGGGGAGGCTTGCCAGACGGGTAAGCAATCCTAATATAAACAGGATACCGCAGACGATTTCAAAAGCACCGACAAGACCACCCAGAAATTCGGGATAAATAAAACCGATCTTTTCAAAACGCCCCGCACCGCGAAGGGCGGGGAACATAAATTTCTGTATACCTTCAGAGAGGAATATCACACCGGTCATTAAGCGGATGATAACCGTGGTTTTTGAGTGGTCTGTAGCTATGATTTTGCGAAACATGTCAACTCGGGTTCCTTTTTTTTCTGAAACTACAAAATAAGAAATTCTGGACAGTACCGAAAGGGGTAGTGTGGTCTTCCGTAATGCACTTTATTTTTTCAAAGCCCGCGGGGCGGAAGCAATGTTCCATGTCTTTTTCGGTATATTGCCTGATGTCCAGTCCGCTGCACTTTTCAGGGCCTTTATCAGAAAATGTACCGAGGATAAGGCGGTCTTTTACCGCGTTTTTTACAATATGTATGTATTTTTTTTGCTGTTCCGGATGTGTAAGAAAGTGAAAAGTGGCCCGGTCGTGCCAGATATCGTAGGTTTCGGCAGGTTCGAATTCCGTAATGTCGCTGACAATCCACGTAACCTTCCGGGCCTTGTCACCAAGCCTCTTTTGTGCCTTTTCCAGTGCCTTTTCAGAGATGTCAAGTACCGAAATATCGGTATAACCTTCCGCAAGCAGAAAATCAACAAGCCTGCTGTCGCCCCCGCCAATGTCTATGATCCTGGCATCTTTGTGCGGGGCCGGTGTAACAATAAAATCAAGAGAAGTACGGGGCACGGCCTGGGTCCAGCTAACGTCTTCAGGGCCTTTGGAGGCATATACCTGTTCCCAATGGCTTTTGTTGTTCTTCATATCTTCCAGTGTTTTAAATGTTCCACAGGTTAAAGTTACAATATTCATAACGAAGCATTTTTATAAAAAAGGAGATAACCGTCATTTTTCTGTTGTAAAATATTTTGGTCTTTAATATCTTGCACAGGTATATAAATTATGTTTGATTGGGTGTTTTATAGTTCAACCTTATCTGTTAAATTTTAGATATTATGTCATTTAAAGCTATTTTAAGCGTTGGCGGTAAGAAAGTAAACATACTCAGCGCCAATTACGACCTGGCACAGGAAGTAGACGCCACGGGCCGCCCTTCATCGGTAACACGCGGAGGAAGAATTAACCTTACCGTAGAGTCGACGGGCGATTCTTTCTTTTTTGAGTGGATGACGAACAATTTTGAGCGTAAGAACGGGACAATCACCTATATCAAACGCGATGTAGACGCCAAACTGAAGGAAGTAAACTTCGTTGAAGGCTACCTGGTAAAGTACAGGGAAAATTTTGATGCCGTTGGCTACAAACCGCTGACGGAAACGTTCACCATTTCATGCCGCGAACTGGCATGTGGCGGCGGGGCGCACATTAACGAGTGGGTGTAAGCGCATTTTTACAGGTTAAAACATTATCAGGAAGGTATCTGGAAAATAATCCTTGCGTCAATCTGAAGCAAGTCCGGGGGCTTACCATAATTACCCGTAAAGGTAATGGGGCTCCGGGACGATTTTGCAACCTGGGTTGACAAGGTTTTTCAGCTACCTTCTTTGTTTTTGGTTTATTTGAAAGTGGTGGGCAGATTATGTTTAAAAGTAGTTTATAGTGTTTGGGGTATTGTTCCTGAACTTTTGTGTTTTCTCCTTTGTTTTGTGCTTTCAAACCCTCCGTCACACTAAAGTCATGCCACCTCTACTTCGATAGGCTCAGCACAGGCCTTTGTCTGAAGGGAGGAGCCTTTCTTGGTTTTGATATAGGTAGAAATAAGCTTTTGCATTCCCGGGCTGTCTTCATGTTAAAAGAAAAATAAAGAAAACCGGCCTCCTTTTCAGTTAGGGACAAAATAAATTTTCCGATAGGCTGCGGCAAAACAAATCCTGTTGTTTGATGAATTTATTTACCGAAAAAACCGAATGAAAACAGCGGAATAGGAATTGATAAAGTAAGAGTATTTTTATAATTTTATGGAAAATATAAATAATCTGCCCCCATGAAAATAACTATTCCAAAGCCTTATTGGCCCTATCCGTCTGTTATAAGTCCTCATGCAAAGGAGGCCCATGAACACAACATGCAATGGCTGCAACAACACAATCTATTACCTGATAAATCGGTTTATGACCTGTATGAGAGGCAATATTATGCCTATATGGCCGCCCGTATGTACCCTATGGCAGAAAAAGAAGTCCTGTTTGCCCTGGCGGATTTCTGTGCACTCCTGTTTATTGTTGACGATGACCTTGATAAACAGGCAGAACGCAAAGTGGCAGGCGTAGATGGTACGCAGGCATTGGAAGCATTTATATCTACGGGTGTTACAGTGATGAAAAACCGTAAGAAGATCGCGCCCGAAGCCGGTAAAGAGGCATTTTCGGCATTGGCAGACTGCTTTATACGTTTATGTGCTTTTAGTGATAAAACCTGGCAGGACAAAATTATACAGAGTTTTGCCGATACCTTTACCGCTGCGGTCTGGGAAATGAAAAATGTAATAAAAGGATATTGTCCCACTTTGGAGGAATACATGAAATACCGCCCTTTTTTCTCAGGAACAAACCTGGCGGTCGACCTGTCTTTGGTAGCAGCAGCTATCAACCTGCCGGAAGCGGTTATGCAGCACCCTGCCATACAAAGATTGATGGTGCTTTCCCGAAACCTGGTGTGCTGGGCTAATGATATGTTTTCCTTAAGTAAGGAAATGGACCAGAACAATGCGGACGACAAGCACAACCTTGTTTATGTAATGCAAAAAAGGCATGACGTTACCTTTGAAGAAGCGATATTAAAGGCTTCGGCCTTTCATGACGAACAAGCCCGGGAATTTATAGCGTTATCTTCCGATCTTCCCGTTTTCGGAAAAGGCCTTGACAGCAAAGTGTCCCGCTATATCGATGCCCTCATCTGTTTTGTGAAAGGAAACATAGACTGGAGTGAAAAAGAAACCACCCGTTACGCATTTTCCTATAGTGAGTAGGTTACGGAAAGGCTGCTGTTGCTTCCGAAGTCTTGGGAACGATGGGGTCAAACATTTTTTTGTACTACTTCAAAGACCTTGCTGCCGTCGCATTTCAGGGTTTTTGAAGGGAACTTGAGCAACAGGGCATAATCGTGAGTAGCCATAAGTATAGTGCGGCCGGTACTGTTAATTTCCTGCAACACCTTCATGACTTCCACACTCGTTTGCGGGTCAAGGTTCCCTGTAGGCTCATCGGCAAGGATCAATTCGGGATCGTTGAGCAATGCACGGGCAATGGCCACGCGTTGTTGCTCTCCGCCCGACAACTGGTGCGGAAATTTAAAGCCTTTGGTCTTCATGTCCACACGGCCAAGGACTTCCTCGATCTTAGCCGCCATGTCTTCTTTGTCTTTCCACCCGGTAGCTTTCAGCACAAAAAGGAGATTGTCGTTCACCGTACGGTCGGGGAGCAGGTTAAAGTCCTGGAACACGATCCCCAGCTTGCGGCGCAGAAAGGGGATTTCCCTTTCCTTTAACGACCGGAGGTCAAAATCTGTCACCGTACCGGAACCCTGTGTCAGCGGAAGGTCGCCGTAGAGGGTTTTCATAAAACTGCTCTTGCCGCTTCCGGTTTTTCCGATGAGGTAAACAAATTCGCCTTTGTTTACGGAAAGATTGATCTCGCTAAGCACCAGGTTTTCCTTCTGGTAAATAGCAACATCCCTGAGTTCTACGATGGTATTTGACATGCTTCGGGTTTTACTGAGCGTAAAAATAATAAAAGTTGGGGGTAATGGGGCAATGTTCCCGGTTTAAAGTTTCCGGGGTCTGAATGTCCCGGAGCTGAGGTCTGAACGGATGGCCGGCGACCGGGGCGGGGTGATTGCTATAGGCCTTTGTCTGCGGTTGTCAGTCATCTGTTTTTAAATTTATGTGTCATAACTAAAGTAATACATTAACAGATAGTTTTAATAAATAAATGGTTTAACTACATAATATAGTATCCTGTTTATTTTCATCCATAAATCAAATCAATCCGTTTAGTACATGATAAAATTTAGTTTAGATAGATTTTCCTTGATGTTTCGCCCCATCCCTAAAGGATGAATCAAGGAAAATCAGATTTCCTTTGGGCAATGTATTGAACCAGGTCGAAATGGTTAGGGGCAAACTGATTTTCCGATAGATATGCATAAAACAAGTTTTGCCATGTATCAAAATCAATCCGTCAAGATAACAATATAATGCATCAATAAGACGATACAGTTTGTCAATAGATGAAATCAGTCCGTAAATATGCATATTCAAAGCATCAATAGCATAAAGTAGTCCGTCAATAACTAAAATTAATCCATCAATAGATAAATGTAGTCCATCAATAGACTGATACATAACGTCAATGTGTAAATGTATATTGTCAATAAACAAATACAATACATCAATATAGCTGTTTTTAGCATGAATGGATATATAAATTTACTCAATAGAATAAATCGCAATATGGAGTTTATAGGTATAGTGCTTTTTGAATTATAAAATCCTATAAAACACATAGAGTATATTGTTTTTTAACATGTTATAGCACACATTTTTGTTAAAAAATTTTGATTATATTCTCGTATTGTTATTTTTGTGCAATTAACTAACCAAAATACACATTATGAATTATTCAAGACCACGCTTCGAAGAGTATACCACTATTGCCGAATTTTTAATTGCCACCCTTGAACGTGATCAAAAAGAACTGGCCTCACGGTTCAGTAAATATAGCCCGCAGTATATTGCCCGATTCCGCAGGCTGAACGAGAAAGTGAAGGAACTGGAAAATCCCGGGGGCATAACACAAAATATGAAGCAGGCTACGACCGATCTTTATGAGAAGGCCGAGGAGCTCAGGGATGAACTCAGTTTCCTCTCGGCCTATTACAGGAGTGCAGAACTGCAAGCGCCGAATATGGTAGAATTAAAACGCAACCTCAATACCAAGAACATCGAAGGCGCCATGCACCTGCTCACCGCACTTAAAGACCATGTGGCCAAAAACCGTAAGGCTTTGATAGGACAGGGTATGGACGAAAATATGGCCGATATGCTGGTGAAATACCGCGATAGCATGAACAACCTGAACCAGAAACAACACCGCATCCTCTCCCAGCGCAAGGAACTGACGCGTAAGAACCGCGAACAATACGATGCACTTTTCGATTATATCAAAACGGTGATCTACGACGGCAAGATCATGTATAAGAACGATCCCAAGGCACAGGATTATACCCTCACTTCCCTGATTAAACAACTCCGCGCCCCCGAACGCCACCTGCAGGACGGCGAAACCGAAGATGATATGCCGGATATTCCGGGGGCTGTGGATTAAGTTATAAAATAATAATAAGGTGACTTTGCCCTATCATGCCCTGAAGAGGTATGATAGGCTAGATTTTTATGGGAAATTATAGAGGATTGCGGGGCCTTTTTAGATTTGAGATTTAAGACTGTGGGGCTTAGTACTTAAGACGGACTTAAAAAATAATTGAGAAGAAAATTGTGCGGCAATGATGTAATGAATAACGGGAAATTTTTGTAATTCTAAAAAACTCCAAGACTCCAAAACTCCCTAACTCCAAGACTCCAAAACCCTAAAACTCCCCAACTCCAACAGTTAATCTCATTGTGGATAATTATAAAGAGAAACCAACGTTATAGGTTGTATATTCAGTTATCTTTGGTTGAAGAAAAATTATTCATCATGCAATACAGAAAGGTCATACCACTATTTGCGGGTTGCTGTTTTATGCTAACGGCAAGGGCGCAAATGTCTGAAGTTTATACCTATAGTGATAAAGATTATAAAAAGGCACTGGAACTTTACAACAACAAACAGTACAAGTCTGCACAGGGCGTGTTTGAGAAAGTGAAAAACCGTACCGAAGACGAAGAAGTAGAGGCCAACAGTGCTTATTATATTGCAGGGAGCGCCATCCGCCTGGGACAACCGGGGGCGGACAGGATGATGGAGAACTTTGTAAACAAGTATCCCACATCAACCAAGCGGAACACCGCTTATATTGATGCGGGCGATTATTATTTTCAGCACGGCAAGTATCCGCAGGCCCTCAAGTGGTACAATAAGGCCGAAGGCGAGGGAATGAGTGCCAAAGAACGTGATGCATTCAACTTTAAAAAAGGATATGCCCTTTTTACCGTTAAACGCTATAACGATTCGAAAACCTATTTTAACCGGGTGGCCAATTCAGACGAATACGGCGCCAGGGCCAAGTATTACCTGGGCTATATGGCCTATGAAGGCGACGATTACAACGAGGCTACACAATACTTTGACCAGGTAGCCGGAGAATCGGAACTCAACGAGAACCTTTCGTATTACCAGGCCGACATGAACTTCAAGGCAGGGAAATTCGAAGAAGCTATCCGCCTGGCCAAGCAGCAACTGCCCAGGTCGGGGCCCGACGAAGTGTCTGAACTCAATAAAATTATAGGCGAAAGCTATTTCAACCTGAAAGAATACGAAGCCGCAGTGCCTTACCTTAAAGGATACAAGGGTAAGCAGGGCAGGTGGAACAACACCGATTTCTATCAACTGGGATATGCCTACTACAAACAGGGCGATTATGAAAATGCCATAGGCCAGTTTAACAAGATTGTGGGCGGAAATGATTTTGTAGCCCAGAATGCCTATTATCACCTGGCGGAATGTTACCTGAAAACCGATAAAAAACAACAGGCATTGAATGCGTTCCGCAATGCTTCGCAAATGGAGTTTAACGAACAGATACAGGAAGATGCACTGCTCAATTATGCAAGGCTGAGTTACGACATAGGAAACCCTTACCAGAGCGTACCGGAGGTATTGCTCTCCTTCCTGGAGAAATACCCGGATTCGGGCTACAGGGAAGAAGTAGAAAGCCTGCTGGTTGATTCGTACATCACCTCAAAAAACTACGATGCGGCGTTGCAGGTATTGCAGAAAAACAAGGCATACGGCAGCAAGGAAGCCTATCAGAAGGTAGCATTTTACCGGGGTGTGGAACTCTTCAGGAACGGGGAGTACACAGCGGCGATGGACTATTTTGACAAGTCGATACAAGAGCCGCAGGACCGTGCATTCCTGGCAAGAGCCACCTACTGGAGGGGAGAGACCGCCTACCTGCTGAACAGGTATGACGAGGCCCTGGTCGACTTCAAGGATTTTAAAAGCATTTCTGCCGCTGCAACCACACCCGAATACAACCGGGTCGATTATCAACTGGGGTATACCTATTTCAAGCAGAAGAACTACGAACAGGCCATCACCTATTTTGACAGGTATGTAAAGAACAACGAAGTGCAGCGGGACAGGGAAAGGCTCAACGATGCCTGGCTGCGACTGGGCGACAGCTACTTTGTAACCGGGAAATACTGGCCGGCCATGGAATCGTATAACGAGTCCATAGCCATGAAGGAAGCCCATACCGACTATGCCCATTTCCACAAGGCCATCAGTTACGGTTTTGTAGACAGGACAGCCACCAAAATAGAAGAACTCGAAAGATTCATCAGCAATTATCCCGATTCCGATTACCGGGATGATGCCATGTATGAACTGGGGAATACCTATGTAGCACAAAACAAGGTGTCAGACGGGGTAAGAACATACCAGAAACTGGTAGACGAATATTCGTTAAGTCCCTATGTACCGAAAACACTGCTCAGGGAAGGTCTGGTCTACTATAATGCCGAAGAAAATGACAAAGCCCTGGAGAAGTTCAAAAGCGTGGTGAATTATTATCCCAATACGCCCGAAGCCCTCCAGGCAGTGTCTACCGCAAAGCTTATATACGTAGATATGGGCCGGGTAGATGAATATGCAAGCTGGGTAAAAGGACTTGACTTTGTAGAAGTGACCGATGCCGAGCTGGACAATGCCTCGTTTGAATCGGCCGAAAAACAATACGCGCAGAACAATTCCGATGCTGCCATCAGGGGCTTTGAAACCTACCTTGAGAAATTCCCGAGGGGGCTGCATGCGCTGGAAGCCCATTTCTATACGGCACAATCCTATTTTATTAAAGGAGAAAAGGAAAAAGCGGTACCGCATTACGAAAAAGTGACCGAAGGGGGAAGGAACGAATACACTGAACAAAGCCTTACCCGCCTGGGACAGATTTTCCTGGACAATGACAATTATAAAAAAGCCGTTCCCGTGTTGAAACAACTGGAAAAAGTGGCCGGTTCGTCACAGAATGTCGTTTTTGCCCGCTCTAACCTGATGAAAGCCAGTTATGAACTGAACGACTATCCGGAAGCCATCCGTTATGCACAGATGGTACTGGACAATGAGAATACGGACAACAGGATAAAGAGCGATGCCCACGTTATCATAGCCCGTGCCGCCATGGATGTGGGAGATGAAGCCACGGCAAAAGAAGCCTATGCCGAAGTGAAGAAGATAGCTACAGGCGCCCTGGCTGCCGAGGCCCTTTATTACGATGCCTACTTTAAGAACAAGGAAGGAGATTATGAAGCATCCAACAAAAGCATCCAGAAACTGGCCGGTGATTATGCCGGATACAAGGAATTTGGTGCCAAGGGATTATTACTAATGGCCAAAAACTTTTATGAACTGGACGATGCTTTCCAGGCTACCTATATTCTCGAAAATGTGATCGGCAGTTTTGAAGATTATCCCGAAGTTGTGGAAGAAGCCCGGAGCGAATTATCCCGCATTAAAGGCGAAGAGGCCAAACGAAACTCTTCCGTAAATCCTAATAATAACTAAAATATCATAGCAGTATAATGTTCAGTATATATCGTAATACCGGCAAACCCGGGCACAGCACTACCAAAGTGGTAAAACACAAAGCCCGGCGATTGACACCCCGAAATTGCAGTTATTTCCTGCTGTTGCTGTTTACACTGTTGTCAGCTGTGACAGTAGTGGCCCAGGAGGAAGAAGAAAACATCGGAACGGAAACCGTTGAGGTGATAAAACCATATAAGGCGAGTGTTTCGGACGCTTTTAAGATAAAGGAAGTCCCTGTCCTGAACGATTCCGTACTTCCGGAAAAGAAAACAATAGAATACAGTATCTTTTCCGTTCCCGTGGCCTCTACCTTTGTCCCGGCAAAAGGAAAAGTGGCGGGAGTTGAAAAGAAAAAAAGGGAACAGCTCTATAACTCCTACCTTTCGTTGGGATTGGGGAACTACAGTACCGCTAAACTCGACTTTTATACCAGTCAGGAGCTGAGCCGGGAGGAATCTCTGGACATAGGGCTCAATCATCATTCCGCACAAGGAGACCTGGACGAGACCGAACTCGATACCAAGTTCTTTGATACCCAACTGGAAGCAGCCTATATGAATGAAGGCCGTTATTACCGCTGGGGCATTAACGGCGGATTGCAGCACCAGATATACAACTGGTACGGATTGCCCCTGCAGGCCGGTTTTGACGAAGCACTCATCAACAGTATAGACGAAAGGCAGACCTATTACACCGCATCCCTCGGCGGAAACCTGGAATCAGTCGATGCAGCCGTATTTACAGGAGGCGAATTGTCGTTAAAACGTTTCTGGGACGCCCATGATTCCGGGGAGAACCGTGCCGTACTCAACCCGTCCTTCCAGTTTCCCGTAGGAGAAGAATTGATTACGGCCAATGTCTTTGCCGATTACGTAGGAGGCGAATTCGAACACGATTATTTTACAGATGAAAAACTGAAGTACAGCAGCCTGTTGCTGGGGGTAAACCCGAACCTGTTGATCAGGGGAGAAGACTATACAATTAACGTCGGGGCATCCGTCTACTACGGCATGGACATCGAAAACGACGACAATGATTTTTATATCTATCCCCGGGTAAACGCTTCGTACAGGCTGGTAGACGAGTACGTGACCGTTTACGGTGGGGTAGAAGGAAGCCTGGACCAGAATTCCTATTATGATTTTGTACAGGAAAATGTATTTGTGTCGCCTACCCTCGGTATAACACCAACAGACAGGCAATACGACGCCTATGTAGGGATGAAGGGAAAACTGGACACCAATATAGGATATAACCTGAAGGGCTCCTACAGGGCAGAGAACAATAAACCGCTTTACCGTGCAAATCCCGTAAACATTAACGGGAGTGAAAACCGGGATTACGCGTACGGCAATTCATTCGGCGTGATTTATGACGATGTGACCACATTCTCCGCCTTCGGGGAGATCCATGCCGACATAGACGGCAATCTCACCCTTGGCGTTAACGCGGAAGTGTTCGGTTATGACACCGACAATGAAGCGGAAGCCTGGAACCTGCCCATTGTAAAAGGATCGTTCTTCGGAGACTATCAGATAGGCGAACACTGGTTTGCCGGGGCCAATATCTTTTACGTAGGAAAACGAAAAGACCTGTTTACTATGGATATTACCTCAGAACCGCAGGGAGAAATCGTGGAACTGGACAGCTATTTCGACGCCAATGCCCACCTGGGATACCATATCGATCAGCAATGGTCTGTTTTTGTCAAGGTAAATAATATTGCCAACAATC contains the following coding sequences:
- a CDS encoding class I SAM-dependent methyltransferase encodes the protein MNIVTLTCGTFKTLEDMKNNKSHWEQVYASKGPEDVSWTQAVPRTSLDFIVTPAPHKDARIIDIGGGDSRLVDFLLAEGYTDISVLDISEKALEKAQKRLGDKARKVTWIVSDITEFEPAETYDIWHDRATFHFLTHPEQQKKYIHIVKNAVKDRLILGTFSDKGPEKCSGLDIRQYTEKDMEHCFRPAGFEKIKCITEDHTTPFGTVQNFLFCSFRKKRNPS
- the tssD gene encoding type VI secretion system tube protein TssD, translating into MSFKAILSVGGKKVNILSANYDLAQEVDATGRPSSVTRGGRINLTVESTGDSFFFEWMTNNFERKNGTITYIKRDVDAKLKEVNFVEGYLVKYRENFDAVGYKPLTETFTISCRELACGGGAHINEWV
- the fabD gene encoding ACP S-malonyltransferase — protein: MNAYIFPGQGAQFSGMGADLYEQSETAKELFEKANEILGFSITDIMFNGSAEDLKQTKVTQPAVFLHSVILSKTLGDAFKPDMVAGHSLGELSALVANGTLNFEDGLTLVSKRALAMQKACEMQPSTMAAVLGLEDAVVEKVCNETEGVVVAANYNCPGQLVISGEVEAVNRACEALKEAGARRALVLPVGGAFHSPLMEPAREELAEAIAQTGFHKPACPIYQNVTTVAVTEAGEIKKNLMAQLTAPVKWTQSIQQMIADGATLFTEVGPGKVLQGLVKKIDRSAEVTSA
- a CDS encoding cell division ATP-binding protein FtsE; translation: MSNTIVELRDVAIYQKENLVLSEINLSVNKGEFVYLIGKTGSGKSSFMKTLYGDLPLTQGSGTVTDFDLRSLKEREIPFLRRKLGIVFQDFNLLPDRTVNDNLLFVLKATGWKDKEDMAAKIEEVLGRVDMKTKGFKFPHQLSGGEQQRVAIARALLNDPELILADEPTGNLDPQTSVEVMKVLQEINSTGRTILMATHDYALLLKFPSKTLKCDGSKVFEVVQKNV
- a CDS encoding terpene synthase family protein, producing MKITIPKPYWPYPSVISPHAKEAHEHNMQWLQQHNLLPDKSVYDLYERQYYAYMAARMYPMAEKEVLFALADFCALLFIVDDDLDKQAERKVAGVDGTQALEAFISTGVTVMKNRKKIAPEAGKEAFSALADCFIRLCAFSDKTWQDKIIQSFADTFTAAVWEMKNVIKGYCPTLEEYMKYRPFFSGTNLAVDLSLVAAAINLPEAVMQHPAIQRLMVLSRNLVCWANDMFSLSKEMDQNNADDKHNLVYVMQKRHDVTFEEAILKASAFHDEQAREFIALSSDLPVFGKGLDSKVSRYIDALICFVKGNIDWSEKETTRYAFSYSE
- a CDS encoding DoxX family protein, producing MFRKIIATDHSKTTVIIRLMTGVIFLSEGIQKFMFPALRGAGRFEKIGFIYPEFLGGLVGAFEIVCGILFILGLLTRLASLPLITIMATAIITTKFDILANDGFWSMMHAGRTDWAMLLGSLFLLIKGGGKWSLDKILLKNG
- the chrA gene encoding chromate efflux transporter — its product is MDKKGSLGEVARLFFKLGLIAFGGPAAHIAMMEEEVVSKRQWMSRQHFLDLVGATNLIPGPNSTEMTMHCGYERAGWKGLFVAGGCFIFPAVVFTAVLAWFYVEYGKIPAVEPFLYGIKPAVLAIILGAVYKLGKKALKNLQLGIIGLLTIAVSFLGVNEVTAILGAGLSGMLWFGWLQREKDGKLSSFLPLLLLNAGSVAAKTISNSKLFFVFLKIGAVLFGSGYVLVAYLDGELVEKLEWLTKQELLDAIAIGQFTPGPVLSTATFIGYQVNGFWGAIAATAGIFLPSFFFVLLLNPIIPKLRQSRLARGFLDAVNIGAVGIMMAVTFRLGQEILMDWKTWSIALISIAITLGVKKVNAMWLVLGGALLGYLLYHI